The Medicago truncatula cultivar Jemalong A17 chromosome 4, MtrunA17r5.0-ANR, whole genome shotgun sequence genome includes a region encoding these proteins:
- the LOC120579995 gene encoding factor of DNA methylation 2 has translation MKLEQTTSKYDEANVFLMKLMDQEEEMLENFNKEISKMRQVERNYLENMSKDHEKAMLELEARRNELMSREMDLQKRQVDNDNESNKLYLERKQNEMAIEEQRKADEKMMHLAEEHKARI, from the exons ATGAAATTGGAACAGACAACAAGCAAATATGATGAGGCTAATGTGTTCCTAATGAAACTGATGGATCAAGAAGAGGAGATgcttgaaaattttaataagg AAATCAGCAAGATGCGGCAAGTTGAACGCAACTATCTGGAAAATATGTCTAAGGATCATGAAAAAGCCATGTTGGAACTGGAAGCTAGGAGGAATGAACTTATGTCCCGTGAAATGGATCTGCAGAAGCGTCAAGTAGATAATGACAATGAGAGCAATAAGCTATATCTTGAGAGGAAACAG AATGAGATGGCAATTGAAGAGCAACGAAAGGCCGATGAAAAAATGATGCATTTGGCTGAAGAACATAAGGCACGCATTTGA
- the LOC25494232 gene encoding factor of DNA methylation 3, which produces MGNLDTEPFLEAAKRKFSDEVNGKARPRKKARNKVSEEVQLKAVEWCSKWDECLKDPSWHPFKIVVDKEGKSKEILDGEDEKLKSLKDEFGDKVHDAVVTALKELNEYNPSGRYSILELWNFKEGRKATVKEGVSHLIRQWKSAKRRKTYRNYF; this is translated from the exons ATGGGTAACCTTGATACTGAGCCATTTTTGGAAGCAGCTAAGAGGAAGTTTTCTGATGAGGTGAATGGGAAAGCAAGGCCTAGGAAAAAAGCTAGGAATAAAGTTTCTGAGGAAGTGCAATTGAAAGCAGTCGAGTGGTGCTCAAAGTGGGATGAATGTCTTAAAGATCCAAGTTGGCATCCCTTCAAAATTGTAGTTGATAAAGAAGGGAAATCCAAG GAAATTTTAGACGGAGAAGATGAAAAACTGAAAAGTTTAAAGGATGAATTCGGGGATAAGGTGCATGATGCAGTAGTTACAGCTCTAAAGGAGTTAAATGAGTACAATCCTAGTGGAAGATACTCAATACTTGAACTCTGGAATTTTAAGGAAGGAAGGAAGGCTACGGTGAAGGAGGGTGTTTCACATTTAATTAGGCAATGGAAATCAGCTAAGCGAAGGAAAACTTACCGAAACTACTTTTAA
- the LOC25494233 gene encoding pathogen-associated molecular patterns-induced protein A70 → MADPTTFIATWFTPSSIFIIVNLVIGTIALASRFNGPPKNDQIQQPQLNRSPSLLNRIRSFNLRHYNQEPSFVAQPEPELESESESEFTHPQLVRKPSLLERVMSFNLNKHEPQYPQTHYVQPESESDSTKPQLVRKPSLLQRVMSFNLNKNVPAQPEAENPSLNQVKSKVEMKKSASEKTFERGEEDEETVERRRPATAAARSETTTCKEDEAVDAKADDFINRFKKQLRLQRLDSFMRYRNTAR, encoded by the coding sequence ATGGCAGACCCAACAACTTTCATAGCAACATGGTTCACACCTTCTTCTATTTTCATCATTGTAAACCTTGTCATAGGTACCATAGCTCTAGCTTCTCGCTTCAATGGTCCACCCAAAAACGACCAAATCCAACAACCTCAACTCAATCGTTCACCTTCACTTCTCAACCGTATCAGGTCCTTTAACCTCCGTCACTACAACCAAGAACCATCATTTGTTGCACAACCCGAGCCAGAGCTAGAGTCAGAGTCCGAGTCCGAGTTCACTCACCCTCAACTCGTTCGAAAACCTTCTTTGTTAGAGAGAGTTATGTCCTTCAATCTCAACAAACACGAACCACAATATCCACAGACACATTACGTTCAACCCGAGTCTGAGTCTGACTCAACTAAGCCTCAACTCGTTAGAAAACCGTCTCTTTTACAACGAGTCATGTCCTTCAATCTCAACAAAAACGTACCAGCACAACCGGAAGCTGAAAACCCATCTCTGAACCAGGTAAAGAGCAAGGTGGAGATGAAGAAATCAGCGAGCGAGAAAACGTTTGAACggggggaagaagatgaagaaacggtGGAGAGAAGAAGGCCAGCGACGGCAGCGGCGAGGAGTGAAACGACAACGTGTAAAGAAGATGAAGCTGTTGATGCAAAAGCTGATGATTTCATAAACAGGTTTAAGAAGCAACTCCGGTTGCAGAGGCTTGATTCTTTTATGCGTTACAGAAACACAGCCAGATGA
- the LOC25494236 gene encoding zinc finger CCCH domain-containing protein 64, translating to MAPRILLCGDVNGRLNQLFKRVSSVNKSAGPFDALLCVGQFFPDSPDLLDDFTAYIEGGGSHIPLPTYFIGDYGVAAPKFLLAASKDSVNCGFKMDGLRVCDNLFWLKGSGKFNLFGLSVTYLSGRKSSTGQQFGTYSEDDADALRAIAEESGVVDLFLTNEWPSGVTNGVAASDIPAGFSDSTGSDSTISELVQEIKPRYHIAGSKGIYYAREPYSNVDAVHVTRFIGLASVGNKDKQKFIHAISPTPASTMSSTEIAMKTTNTTLSPYTFAGGKASPKDTVKRSSDGISDSQHWRYDVPQKRQKHEAGDKLCFKFVSSGSCQWGETCNFRHDTDAREHCLRGVCFDFLNKGKCERGPDCRFRHSLQDEGDKFPSRKPGSENTRSSRSRDCWFCLSSPSVESHLIISIGENSYLALAKGPLVEDHVLIVPVEHMPNTLSLSSESDVELLKLQNSLKRYCKNQEKEVIFFEWASIRGTHANLQAIPIPFSKAVMVEKAFNLAAEKLGFKFEEKKFDSISDGRKFLKTQIDGNSSLFYAEIPGGTILLHHVEEKDTFPAQFGREVLAGLLNMADNANWRNHKHNKDEEMKIVEDFKDRFEEYDPNR from the exons ATGGCTCCGAGAATCCTACTCTGCGGCGACGTTAACGGCCGTCTTAACCAGCTCTTCAAGCGCGTCTCATCG GTGAACAAATCCGCGGGCCCATTCGACGCACTCTTATGCGTTGGCCAGTTCTTCCCTGACTCTCCGGACCTGCTTGATGACTTCACGGCATACATTGAAGGTGGTGGATCCCACATTCCCCTCCCTACTTACTTCATCGGCGATTACGGCGTCGCCGCCCCCAAATTTTTGTTGGCGGCTTCTAAGGACTCCGTCAACTGTGGTTTCAAGATGGATGGGTTAAGGGTTTGCGATAATTTGTTTTGGTTGAAAGGCAGTGGAAAATTCAACCTCTTCG GGTTATCTGTCACCTATTTATCTGGTAGGAAATCGTCAACTGGTCAGCAGTTTGGAACTTACAGTGAAGACGATGCTGATGCTTTGCGTGCGATAGCTGAGGAATCTGGAGTTGTTGATCTGTTCTTGAC TAACGAGTGGCCAAGTGGGGTCACAAATGGAGTAGCTGCTTCAGACATTCCTGCCGGATTCTCAGATTCTACAGGCAGCGATTCAACCATATCAGAGTTAGTGCAAGAGATTAAACCACG ttatCATATTGCAGGTTCTAAAGGTATATACTATGCCCGTGAACCATATTCAAATGTTGATGCCGTGCACGTTACTCGTTTCATAGGGCTTGCGTCTGTTGGAAATAAAGATAAGCAG AAATTTATTCATGCGATTTCTCCAACACCTGCATCTACCATGTCTTCAACCGAGATTGCCATGAAAACCACCAATACCACCTTATCACCATACACATTTGCGGGGGGAAAAGCTTCTCCGAAGGATACGGTAAAGAGATCCAGTGACGGTATCTCTGATTCTCAACATTGGAGATATGATGTTCCACAAAAGCGACAGAAACATGAAGCTGGAGACAAGTTGTGTTTCAAATTTGTCTCTTCCGGCTCTTGTCAATGGGGAGAGACATGTAATTTTCGACATGACACAGATGCAAGGGAGCACTGTCTGAGaggtgtttgttttgattttctgaACAAGGGAAAATGTGAAAGGGGCCCAGACTGCCGCTTTAGACACAGCTTGCAGGATGAAGGTGATAAGTTTCCTTCTAGGAAGCCTGGATCAGAAAATACAAGGTCTAGCAG ATCAAGAGACTGTTGGTTTTGCCTGTCAAGTCCCAGTGTGGAGTCGCATTTAATCATAAGCATTGGGGAAAATTCTTATCTAGCATTGGCTAAAGGACCACTCGTTGAAGACCATGTGCTTATAGTACCAGTTGAGCACATGCCAAATACCTTATCTCTTTCTTCTGAATCTGACGTTGAGCTCTTAAAGTTGCAGAACAGTCTCAAGAGATATTGCAAGAACCAAGAAAAGGAAGTCATTTTTTTTGAGTGGGCTTCCATACGTGGAACTCATGCCAATCTTCAG GCCATTCCCATTCCATTTTCCAAAGCAGTTATGGTTGAAAAAGCATTCAATTTAGCTGCAGAGAAGTTGGGATTTAAATTTGAGGAAAAGAAAT TCGACAGCATTTCTGATGGAAGAAAGTTTTTGAAGACCCAAATTGATGGGAATTCAAGCTTGTTCTATGCTGAAATCCCAGGAGGCACAATTCTGCTGCACCATGTTGAGGAGAAAGACACTTTTCCCGCCCAATTTGGACGCGAG GTTCTGGCAGGGTTGCTTAATATGGCAGATAACGCCAATTGGAGGAATCACAAACATAACAAAGATGAAGAGATGAAAATCGTTGAAGATTTCAAGGACCGATTTGAAGAATATGATCCAAACCGTTGA